The genome window CTTGGTGGTGGGAGCTCAGTGGGCTGACTGTCGTTGCTTTGTGTCGCAAACCGATAATTGTTGACTGCCTCTTGTAAGCGTTCACGATCGTCGGCGGTACTCGATTCTCCGACAATTACGATCTGCTGAATGGCCGGTGCGAAGCCAAAATTATCATCGATCAGGTGCTGCAGATTGTTAAAGGCGCGGTGAACGGCGTCAGTATTGAGTTTAGGTAAAAAATAATAAACTCGGTCATCAACGATCGTATAGACTTGCCGGCCCTCATCCGTATTTGGTTCATGAAAGCCGAAAGAGCGAAATTCGCTCGGGTCTTTACCTAAGCGATAACCCAAAACGCGCTCGGCAAACAATTGCATCGATCGTAAGTCTTTGCACATCCGTTCTGGTGGATGAAAGCGATGTGACTGATTGATCCCCTGTTCCATCGAAGCAACCCTGCATACCTGGTGATTGGCTTCATTTTAATTGATGCAAAAAATCAGTATCCAATCCTTGGGATTTGTTTAATTATCGTTCGACGGAATATCGCCTAATAGCCGGATGAACGTCGGCGTAAAATCCCATGTTTCGGGGCAAATAGCATGGCAATCACAAATAGTGCAGTTTGCAGTACCACGATGCAGCCACCAGTCGCGCCATCCAGGTAGTAGCTAATATAGGTGCCCATCACACTAGAAAAAACGCCGGAGGTCGTCGCAATCATCAGCATATGATCAAACCGATCCGTCAATAGGTATGCGGTTGCGCCCGGTGTAATCAGCATCGCCACTACCATAATGATGCCGACTGTTTGGAGTCCGGCCACCGCTGTGAGGGAAAGTGCGGCTAATAGTGAGTAATGCAGCAAGGTGGTGTTTAGTCCGATCGTTTTTGCGTGGGTCGGATCAAAGCAAAATAGGAGAAAATCTTTGCGAAACATCAGGACGATCGTCAGAACAATCGCGCTAATAATGCAAGTTTGGATCACATCCCCATCACTGATGCCGAGGGGGTTGCCAAAGAGGATGTGGTTTAGATCAACACCGCTGCGGATTTTGGAGATCATCACGATGCCCAGCGCGAAGAACCCCGTAAAGACAATGCCAATCACGGTGTCTTCTTTGATGCGGGTTTGGGACTCGATGTAGCCGATCGAAGCGACGGCCCCTAGCCCAAAAACGAAGGCGCCGATCGCGAAGGGAATCCCTAAGAGATAAGCGATTACGACCCCTGGCAGAACTGAGTGGGAGACCGCATCGCCCATCAAGGCCCAACTTTTTAGGGTCATGTAGCAGGATAAAACGGAACAGACTGCCCCTACCAACATACTCATGCCCATTGCCTTAAGCATGAACTCAAAGGTGAGTGGCGTGATCAGCCATTCGGCAAAGCCTAGCACTGGTAATGTCGATAGCAATGATTCCATTTAGCTGGCTTCCTTTTGCATGAGCCAGGCTTTGCTGACCGATAAATCAGCGATATTCCCGCCAAATGCGCGGGAAAGATTTTCAGGGGTAAAGACATCGGCCGTCTCGC of Romeriopsis navalis LEGE 11480 contains these proteins:
- a CDS encoding metal ABC transporter permease — protein: MESLLSTLPVLGFAEWLITPLTFEFMLKAMGMSMLVGAVCSVLSCYMTLKSWALMGDAVSHSVLPGVVIAYLLGIPFAIGAFVFGLGAVASIGYIESQTRIKEDTVIGIVFTGFFALGIVMISKIRSGVDLNHILFGNPLGISDGDVIQTCIISAIVLTIVLMFRKDFLLFCFDPTHAKTIGLNTTLLHYSLLAALSLTAVAGLQTVGIIMVVAMLITPGATAYLLTDRFDHMLMIATTSGVFSSVMGTYISYYLDGATGGCIVVLQTALFVIAMLFAPKHGILRRRSSGY